The Onthophagus taurus isolate NC chromosome 2, IU_Otau_3.0, whole genome shotgun sequence genome includes a window with the following:
- the LOC139429114 gene encoding uncharacterized protein codes for MTESKNPDVLFERQNDLYGLINRTIDNLKKLAIVKRTRAAVKTRLERLDVNWEEFNENHKFLSKYKLDYTETIYFSEDLFSLCEESYLNTKSEMIELLESNEESLSIPENVLVTEKAQTAPFRTRNVPVINLPKFDGDFANWTQFRDLFNSMVYQDNNISNGEKLQYLKMCLINEPARLIKNLLITNDNMAKAWEILVDRYENRRLLINTQLAVLFSSKSVKSESSVELKRFLGEIKEALGALEALNCSVEHWDNLLVYLFTRKLDSESIKEWEKVIGGYLEPPSYVEFEKFLFNRLRALESIEKFSFIRKPLQSSVQKGIVKSYNATPYNASCAMCNANHYLSMCQQYLSKTPIQRSDFIKSKNLCFNCLGPHLRKNCRNIKRCKLCNKNHHTSLHDSKPSINTSTQVKNSDPNQIDQNTPSCSNMQRSASASIHLINSHHINTPVFLATAMIGIFSETGESVTVRALIDHCSEVCFISESLVQRLNLPRKTASIPISGVGSQRTIMSHGSVRINLFSKINNQTTFNDEALILPKLTSYLPKKRSINLDFNLDSFNLADPEYSSTTKIELILGVSIYSRIIEIGIIKNIDGSLVAQQTSLGWFISGILSDQQVTDNSRYGFNCSIDHELLEVMQSFWKQEEYQTQLPYASSEEYECEEHFKNTHDRDISGRFVVRLPFRKPPKELGNSLDIALKSFNRLELRFAKNEKLKTEYSKFMKEYLDLDHMRQITSCLDQPHFYLPHHGVIRESSTTTKLRVVFNGSQKSSSGLSLNDCLNVGPKLQTELVDVLLRWRRHPIVFACDLEKMYRQIRVHQDDWPFQQILWREKPSDELKTYQLCTVTYGLSSAPYLALKCIKQLAEENQEKFPQGFEVLRYNTYVDDILSGAETAEEAHEIIYQLNTVLKMGGFTARKWISNETDVLNIIPSKLLAETSTCEFKENHAIYTLGLLWVNHKDEFLFKCNSFHNETHQVTKRNVLSFIARLYDPLGWLSPLITSAKILMQELWIQHLDWDDILPIELKIRWNNLRKEFSKINTIRIPRWIGTSSRATSIELHGFADASIIAYGAVLYLRVSIQNELRVSILVSKSKVSPLKRVTIPRLELCAAVLLVRLLKRVQSVLKLFEHSIYLWTDSTVVLSWIRGHPSRWKDYVRNRVTEIHEVSGVHWNYVPGEDNPADLVSRLVTMIKLQSNSSWWSGPCWLMYPSTQWPKESPSPPSQVDLEQRVTIPVSN; via the coding sequence atgacCGAGTCAAAAAATCCAGACGTTTTATTCGAACGGCAAAATGACTTATATGGACTCATTAACCGAACAATAGACAATCTAAAGAAACTCGCGATCGTGAAACGCACGCGCGCTGCCGTAAAGACCCGTCTTGAACGTCTAGACGTTAACTGGGAAGagtttaatgaaaatcataaatttttatctaaatataAATTGGATTATACCgaaacaatatatttttcagaagatttattttctttgtgcGAAGAATcttatttaaatacaaaaagcGAAATGATTGAATTATTAGAGAGCAACGAAGAGTCACTTTCAATACCCGAAAACGTTCTCGTTACTGAAAAAGCTCAAACAGCACCATTTCGCACTCGTAATGTTCCGGTTATTAATCTTCCGAAATTCGACGGTGACTTCGCAAACTGGACTCAATTtcgtgatttatttaattcaatggTTTATCAAGATAACAATATTTCCAACGGCGAAAAGTTACAGTACTTAAAAATGTGCCTCATAAATGAACCTGCtcgtttaatcaaaaatttgttaattacaaACGATAACATGGCAAAAGCCTGGGAAATTTTGGTAGATCGGTACGAAAACCGCCGGTTGTTAATCAACACTCAGCTTGCAGTTTTATTTAGTTCTAAATCCGTGAAAAGTGAATCATCAGTCGAGcttaaacgatttttaggAGAGATTAAAGAAGCATTAGGTGCCTTGGAAGCATTAAATTGTTCTGTTGAACATTGGGACAATCTcctagtttatttatttacaagaaAGCTTGATTCAGAATCGATTAAAGAATGGGAAAAAGTTATTGGAGGTTATCTTGAACCCCCATCTTATgtagaatttgaaaaatttcttttcaatcGCTTGAGAGCTCTTGAgtcaattgaaaaattctcatTTATTAGAAAGCCTCTTCAAAGTTCAGTTCAGAAAGGTATTGTAAAATCTTATAATGCAACTCCCTATAATGCAAGTTGCGCAATGTGTAACGCAAATCATTACTTGTCGATGTGTCAGCAATACCTTTCAAAAACACCCATTCAACGATCAGATtttatcaaatcaaaaaatctgTGCTTCAATTGTCTCGGACCGCAtttgagaaaaaattgtcgaaatATTAAACGATGCAAACTATGTAATAAAAACCATCATACGAGCTTACATGATTCAAAGCCTTCGATCAATACCTCAACTCAAGTAAAAAATTCAGATCCTAACCAAATCGATCAAAACACGCCAAGTTGTTCTAACATGCAACGTTCTGCTTCAGCATCTATTCACCTGATCAACTCTCATCATATTAACACCCCAGTATTTTTAGCTACTGCGATGATTGGGATATTTTCCGAAACGGGCGAATCAGTAACTGTGAGAGCGTTGATAGATCATTGTTCAGAAGTCTGTTTTATATCAGAGTCTTTAGTTCAAAGGCTGAATTTACCTCGAAAAACAGCATCGATACCAATTTCCGGAGTTGGGTCTCAACGCACGATCATGTCTCACGGGTCCgtaagaataaatttattttctaaaataaataatcaaacaaCATTTAATGATGAAGCGTTAATCTTGCCTAAATTAACTTCATACTTGCCAAAAAAACGTTCAATAAATCTAGACTTCAATCTTGATTCATTTAATTTGGCCGATCCTGAATACAGCTCAACGactaaaattgaattaattttgggAGTCAGTATTTACTCAAGAATCATTGAAATcggtattattaaaaatattgacgGTTCGTTGGTTGCCCAACAGACAAGTTTGGGTTGGTTTATTTCGGGAATTCTCTCAGACCAACAAGTAACAGATAATAGTCGTTACGGATTCAATTGTTCCATTGATCACGAGCTGCTCGAAGTCATGCAATCATTCTGGAAACAGGAAGAATATCAAACTCAATTACCTTATGCGTCATCAGAGGAGTACGAATgtgaagaacattttaaaaatactcatGATCGTGATATTTCCGGTAGATTTGTTGTTCGATTACCGTTTCGAAAGCCTCCGAAAGAGCTTGGAAATTCGCTTGACATAGCGCTTAAGTCATTCAATCGGTTAGAGTTACGATTcgctaaaaatgaaaaattaaaaacggaATACAGCAAATTTATGAAAGAATACCTCGATCTCGACCATATGCGCCAAATTACTTCTTGCTTAGATCAACCACATTTTTATCTACCTCATCATGGAGTAATACGTGAATCTAGTACAACAACAAAACTCAGAGTTGTTTTCAATGGTTCTCAAAAATCGTCTTCGGGTTTGTCTTTGAATGATTGTTTAAATGTTGGACCGAAACTGCAGACGGAATTAGTTGATGTACTTTTACGCTGGAGGCGACATCCGATTGTGTTTGCCTGCGATCTGGAGAAAATGTATCGCCAGATTCGAGTACATCAGGATGATTGGCCCTTTCAGCAAATCCTATGGCGTGAAAAGCCGTCCgatgaattaaaaacttaTCAACTCTGTACGGTGACTTATGGATTATCAAGTGCTCCGTATTTAGCATTGAAATGTATTAAACAATTAGCTGaagaaaatcaagaaaagTTTCCTCAAGGGTTTGAAGTTCTTCGTTACAACACATATGTTGATGACATACTTTCAGGCGCTGAAACTGCTGAAGAAGCACATGAAATCATATATCAGCTAAATACAGTATTGAAAATGGGCGGATTTACAGCCAGAAAGTGGATATCGAACGAAACAGATGTATTGAATATCATACCTTCAAAATTACTTGCTGAAACCTCAACTTGTGAATTTAAGGAAAATCACGCTATTTACACATTGGGCTTGTTGTGGGTTAACCATAAAgacgaatttttatttaaatgtaattcTTTCCATAATGAAACCCACCAAGTAACAAAACGAAATGTTTTATCTTTCATTGCACGTTTGTATGACCCTCTTGGTTGGCTTTCCCCTTTGATCACATCGGCCAAAATATTGATGCAGGAATTATGGATACAACATCTTGACTGGGATGATATTCTTCCAATAGAACTGAAAATtcgttggaataatttaagaaaagaatTCAGTAAAATCAATACGATCCGCATACCGCGATGGATCGGAACGTCCAGTCGAGCAACCTCAATTGAACTTCACGGTTTCGCGGACGCGTCCATCATTGCTTACGGAGCAGTGTTATATCTTCGCGTTTCAATTCAAAATGAATTGCGCGTATCAATTTTAGTGTCAAAGTCTAAAGTATCACCTCTTAAACGCGTAACAATTCCGCGATTAGAATTATGCGCCGCGGTCTTACTCGTGCGATTGTTAAAAAGAGTGCAATCGgtcttaaaactttttgaacatTCAATTTACTTATGGACTGATTCAACAGTAGTGCTATCATGGATTCGCGGCCATCCTTCTCGATGGAAAGACTATGTAAGAAACCGGGTTACTGAAATACATGAGGTGTCGGGAGTACACTGGAACTACGTGCCAGGTGAGGACAATCC
- the LOC139432732 gene encoding uncharacterized protein produces the protein MDVTTRRDWESMNTINKLPTLDELVNFLNERRNLLESIQSKNVDVRRGHATESSSVKRDKISSLTVTETVKYKCFICEGNHSAFQCEQFKVLSAEERIELVKQKGLCFNCLRAGHTSQQCKSRTCQRCNKHHHTLLHKEKPKIAMKITSKEANLDNSSDEQSTIACASQMGASSKQVLLSTACVMVRDKSDNNFVLRALMDNGSQSNFISKKAYELLRLNKRNIHIEYRITEIIGNHQ, from the coding sequence ATGGACGTCACCACGAGACGCGATTGGGAATCAATGAACACCATAAACAAGTTACCAACTTTGGATGAACTAGTGAATTTCTTAAACGAAAGGAGAAATTTACTCGAATCTATTCAAAGCAAAAATGTGGATGTCAGACGTGGACATGCAACCGAATCAAGCAGTGTAAAGCGAGACAAAATCAGTTCATTAACGGTTACTGAAACTGTGAAATACAAATGTTTTATATGTGAGGGCAATCACAGTGCATTTCAATGTGAACAATTCAAGGTACTATCGGCTGAAGAACGAATTGAACTAGTAAAACAGAAGGGTTTATGCTTCAATTGTTTAAGAGCAGGTCACACAAGCCAACAATGTAAATCGAGAACGTGCCAACGATGTAATAAACATCATCATACATTGTTACATAAGGAAAAACCCAAAATTGCGATGAAAATTACTTCTAAAGAGGCGAATTTGGACAACTCAAGTGACGAACAAAGTACTATTGCCTGTGCAAGTCAGATGGGAGCGTCATCAAAACAGGTTCTTCTATCCACAGCATGCGTAATGGTGCGTGACAAATCTGACAACAATTTTGTGTTAAGGGCTTTGATGGATAACGGATCACAAAGCAATTTCATTTCCAAAAAAGCATACGAACTATTGCGAttaaacaaaagaaatatacaTATAGAATATAGAATTACAGAAATAATCGGAAACCATCAGTGA
- the LOC111419803 gene encoding uncharacterized protein → MPILYKTKLGYILGGGMIPAMGTIKTNTLCAVSEQLQKFWEQEEVKFDEKTDQQTEDECERIFIQTTERTTDGKFVVNIPFSENVTELGESRSTALKRFTMLDKKLLHDEQLSDQYEAFMHEYENLGHMSEIHEYDSSEGYYLPHHAVIKHSSVTTKLRTVFDGSAATSSGLSLNDVQLKGPVVQSDLLDILLRFRKYQYVFSADVEKMYRQILINPKQRKYQKIL, encoded by the coding sequence ATGCCTATTTtgtacaaaacaaaactggGTTATATCCTCGGTGGCGGTATGATTCCAGCCATGggaacaattaaaacaaacacaCTTTGTGCTGTATCAGAACAGCTACAAAAGTTTTGGGAGCAAGAGGAGGTAAAGTTCGATGAGAAAACAGATCAACAGACCGAAGACGAATGTGAAAGAATTTTCATTCAAACAACGGAACGAACTACAGATGGGAAATTTGTAGTGAACATTCCATTCTCAGAAAACGTTACAGAATTGGGCGAATCCCGTTCTACCGCACTGAAAAGATTTACAATGTTAGACAAAAAACTGCTTCACGATGAACAATTAAGCGACCAATACGAAGCTTTCATGCATGAATATGAGAATCTAGGACATATGTCAGAAATACATGAGTACGATTCTAGTGAAGGTTATTATCTTCCACACCATGCAGTTATTAAGCACTCTAGTGTAACAACCAAGCTCAGGACAGTGTTCGATGGTTCGGCAGCAACAAGCTCTGGATTAAGCCTTAATGatgtacaattaaaaggtcCAGTGGTGCAAAGCGACCTACTGGATATTTTATTACGATTCAGAAAATACCAATACGTTTTTAGTGCGGACGTGGAGAAAATGTATCGACAAATACTGATCAACCCAAAGCAGCGAAAATATCAGAAAATTCTATAG